ACTTGAGACACCTGCGCGACAGGTTGCATTCAACTTAACTTACCTTTAAAGTCCTGGAACTAATTGTTAACCTTAACTCCAAAGTTGCAAATAATTGGTCACTTCAAATTAAAACACACAATAATCACTCACACTTATTTTCACCACTCAAAGAAAGTCCGAAACAAGTTTCTCCGCGAGTTTCTGACGTAGAATTAGAGCGCTACAAAACCGGCTTACGCATTCAAACGCAATCGCAAACTAAGAACGAACAGTAGCTTTAGCTTTACCGGTCCACGAACCCCATAAACTTGATTTACAACTTTATTtcttacagcgccatctatgaacTTTTGCTTAAGCTGTATTGTCGCGTACCTTACTTAAAAAGCGTGAGCGAGGATACCAAGCAAGTCGGTTGCGTTCACGGTCATAGTATGTAAATTGTTAATGTTgtgatagatggcgctatagTCAAAATTGTACAGTTGAGTTTTAACTCTGTAGATGGCGTTATGAAACCGTGAACTGAagtttatatacaaatatttcatCAATACCGGATTTAGAGGtatggaggcctcgggcaataaaggagtggaggccccctggccccaaattttttccaaataaaatggtaaattttccgaattctctattgtgggggcccttcttttgtggaggcccggggcagtagccccgtttggcctcccctaaatccggccctgtatTTCATTGTACTTTTTACTTCAGTCAGAAGcttatactttttatatttgtatttttaaaatttatttgcttACACTTGGCTAATGGCTGAACTGTAGTCTGtgcagaaagagaagagtcatagAATGTATGGCTTCCCTTACATTCCATGACCCTTCTCTTTCCGTACAGAGTCTACAAACATatgatacaaaaaatatttgatgccACCAATGAGTACCTACGGTATTAAGATGTGTATGACTTCGAACCATGTTAATTGATTAGCAAAAAATTAAGCAATAATTAAGGTTGCCAGTAATATAATTCTTCattttatgttattaattaGCTTCAAACCACAACAGTGTTGTGTAGTCTCAACAGATATTGTTAAATCACCTAAGAAGAGAACAAttattggaaaaaaaatataacatatgggcacaataaatataattggtcaacaatgaaaataataatttacagcataaaagataaattttaagtCCTAGCTGTGCTCCTCTGGCTCTGAATCACTATCACTGGGTGGCCACATGGGTCTTGTGTCTTCTTCCTTTTGAGCGGATTCCAGATATTTAGCCTGCGCTTCCAGAACACTTTTGCTATTGGTACATGCAGCATACAGATCTAATGCTTCATTATTAAGTTCTAAAAAGGAATGACCCCATGAAAACTTTGAAAGGTAGAACTGTGCCTCCTTTTTATGTCCCGTTATATACATCGTGGCTGCCAATGCCTCCACACAACTCAGTTGGTAAGGTTTACCATAGTTTATGGGATTGGCTGCGACTAAAAAAGGCAATAGCCTTGGGTGAGGTGATTTCATTCTACCAAAAGGTGTTTCATCAATTTTAGCCCATGAACAGTCTATGACTGCTAGTCCTGATTTTTCAATAATGTCCTTGTCATTAGGACTGACGCATTGGGTGCCAACAGGAGATAGCACTAATCCTGGAAACCGCTGCCCGagctttaagttttttattatattgtgtcgTAGAAGTTTTCTTCCCGAGCATTTCTTAGGATCGCAGTGATTCAAATCCCACATGGCTACTGTAAAGGAGGCTTCGGTTCCTTCTCTGTCAGAGCTGCTGTCATCGCTATCGTCTGATGATGCTACAGTAAGCTCATTTAATCTCTCTGCATAGTCCCTTTCGGTATGTTGGTTGGAGCGCTTACTGCGGTTTTTGCCGGGTGCCATAGTGCTGTAATGAAATTGCTTGTTTATAGTACGTCTATTAAACATTGCTTTTGTAAATCATTTCAGTTTCTTGCAAAAGCACACTTAGAAAAGAATACAATTAATATAGtctattacattttaaaactttaatataacTCAACTGCAATATCTTCGCTCAAGTGTTAAGTCTAATAACAGTATTAACAAATCAAAACATAGTTTAATTGAACCTCGCTCTATTCAACAATTTTAACATGAGGTGTCTGTCTGGCAGAGCGTGTCTGTCTGACACTGTCATGTCAATGTCATATGTCATCCGTCATACTAATGTCAATATCATTTAAGGGCTTCTACAGACTTTACAACAAATGGCATACAATTTAAGATAATTGCCACAATGTATCGCAAATCGCATGCAACTCTTTATGAGGTTTGCAAAGGCCATAAAATGAATGCCTGCGTTCgtaataattttgaatattctTAATAGCTATATgaactaaaaatgtatttattcgttatttttgaatatacttgcattttatatttatcatgGTCGAATAACATAAATACCTAAgcattttttctatgaaatgcttattaatataaaaatatgtgttttgtTTCTATACTGGCAGGTTGCCAAAGTTACTCGAAAAATATTACTTGAAATAGTTTGCCATCACTGTCACAAGAATTCAACATCTTTACATATTCCTTTTATAGTAGTGAttgaattttcatttttaaagttAGCTAATAATAATCCAAAATTGATTTTAGTCGAGGAAGGATGAGCAGCGCCTCTATGGCaggtaattttaataattttatgcCTAGGTATAAATCTTTACTACTTTTGATTGAAAAATTAACAATACGAGGCGGCTAGAACAGAAACACCCGATTTCTATTGGCATATTTGCCCATTTTGCGTTTGTGTTATACCTGTCTGCTGAACAAAAGTCAAATTTATTCCGGCTTCATCACGGATTTTGTTAACGCCAACCCTCATGCAGACACGCTGTAGTCGCTGTAGCTAATGGACCTGTGATGCGCATGATACAGTTTTTAagcatgaggaaacaactctaTGAAGTCAAGCATGAGTGGGCAGGCGGCAGCCACAGTATTATCCAATCTACGGCTATTAAATATGGCAGCATTAGAATTTAGATTAGCTTGATGTTAACCATAAATGTAGTAAAATGTAGACGGAatgaacaggaaaaaataattcgaTTAGGTACTTATTGTTTGGGCCTAACAATGGCTATGACTATAGGTAATCGATAGACCTACGTCGTCatggtacctacctattacTAATCATTGTTCGTATACGTACCTACTTATGTAGAAGTTATACAAATTTCATGTTCCATGTATTGTtgtgtcatatttttataggtacCAATGGAACAATAGATTCaacaataaccggccaagagcatgtcgggccacgctcagtgtagggtcccgtagttactcttccgtcacaataagctaaactggagcttaaagtatagtaaattgttaaccaagggatgaaacggtacctttcacccgagttaaacaaataggcaaatttgcataatcagtacctaattaaagtaagtcttttttactatgaagggaaaactttttgggataactcaaaaacagctaaactgatcatgtccgctatagttttcatttaatgtatttcttaagttctacttccacgatttttttcatattttttggacctatggttcaaaagttagagaggggggggggggacacattttttttttctttcggagcgattatctccgaatatattcactttatcaaaaaatgtttcttgaaaacccctattagttttgaaagacctttccaacgataccccacactctagggatgaagcgaaaaaaaaatttcacccccactttacgtgtaggggagataccctaaaaaaattaaatttttagattttattgtatacgactttgtcggctttattgatttatatatccatgccaaatttcagctttctagcactaacgaccacggagcaaagcctcggacagacagacagacagacggacatggcgaaactataagggttcctagttgactacggaacactaaaaaaccgaccaagtgcggGTTGGACCATGCATAATGGGAGGTTCCGTACATTCATGCAATACAAAAAACCATACAACTTTGTcgt
This portion of the Cydia pomonella isolate Wapato2018A chromosome 7, ilCydPomo1, whole genome shotgun sequence genome encodes:
- the LOC133519857 gene encoding 18S rRNA aminocarboxypropyltransferase → MAPGKNRSKRSNQHTERDYAERLNELTVASSDDSDDSSSDREGTEASFTVAMWDLNHCDPKKCSGRKLLRHNIIKNLKLGQRFPGLVLSPVGTQCVSPNDKDIIEKSGLAVIDCSWAKIDETPFGRMKSPHPRLLPFLVAANPINYGKPYQLSCVEALAATMYITGHKKEAQFYLSKFSWGHSFLELNNEALDLYAACTNSKSVLEAQAKYLESAQKEEDTRPMWPPSDSDSEPEEHS